A single window of Vibrio sp. HB236076 DNA harbors:
- the rpsI gene encoding 30S ribosomal protein S9 has product MAENQYYGTGRRKSSAARVFIKPGSGNIVINKRSLDEYFGRPTSRMVVKQPLELVEMTEKLDLYITVSGGGISGQAGAIRHGITRALMEYDESLRPALRAAGYVTRDARRVERKKVGLRKARRRPQFSKR; this is encoded by the coding sequence ATGGCAGAGAATCAATACTACGGCACTGGCCGTCGCAAAAGCTCAGCTGCACGTGTTTTCATTAAACCAGGCAGCGGTAACATCGTAATCAACAAGCGTAGCCTTGATGAGTACTTCGGTCGTCCAACTTCTCGTATGGTTGTTAAACAACCTCTTGAGCTTGTTGAAATGACTGAGAAGCTAGACCTATACATCACTGTTTCTGGTGGTGGTATCTCTGGTCAAGCGGGTGCAATTCGTCACGGTATCACTCGTGCTCTTATGGAGTACGATGAGTCTCTACGTCCAGCACTACGCGCAGCGGGTTATGTAACTCGTGATGCTCGTCGCGTTGAGCGTAAGAAAGTTGGTCTACGTAAAGCACGTCGTCGTCCACAGTTCTCAAAACGTTAA
- the sspA gene encoding stringent starvation protein SspA, translated as MAIAANKRSVMTLFSSATDLYSHQVRIVLAEKGVSVEVELTEQGQLPAELKPGNPYGSIPTLVDRELMLYDSKIIMEYLDERFPHPPLMPVYPVARGNSRKMMYRIERDWYKLAYAIEKGSMEEADKARAQLREELIGLEPVFKEYEYFMSEEFSLVDCFLAPLLWRLPEYGIDLPTANAKEIKNYMNRVFDRDSFLASLTEAEREMRLMR; from the coding sequence ATGGCGATTGCTGCCAACAAACGTTCTGTTATGACTCTATTTTCAAGTGCGACGGATTTATACAGCCATCAGGTTCGCATTGTACTGGCGGAAAAAGGGGTCAGTGTTGAGGTTGAATTAACCGAACAAGGTCAATTACCTGCTGAGTTGAAACCAGGTAACCCATACGGCTCTATTCCAACCTTGGTTGATCGCGAGTTGATGCTTTACGATTCAAAAATCATCATGGAATACTTGGACGAGCGTTTCCCTCATCCACCCCTGATGCCCGTTTACCCGGTCGCTCGTGGTAACAGCCGTAAAATGATGTACCGCATCGAGCGCGATTGGTACAAGTTGGCTTATGCGATTGAAAAAGGGTCAATGGAAGAGGCGGATAAGGCTCGTGCGCAGTTGCGTGAAGAGTTGATTGGTTTGGAGCCTGTGTTCAAGGAATACGAATACTTTATGAGCGAAGAGTTCAGCTTGGTCGATTGTTTCCTTGCTCCGCTATTGTGGCGTTTACCGGAATACGGTATCGATTTGCCTACCGCGAATGCAAAAGAAATCAAAAATTACATGAACCGCGTGTTCGACCGCGATTCATTTTTGGCGTCATTGACCGAAGCTGAACGTGAAATGCGATTAATGCGCTAA
- the sspB gene encoding ClpXP protease specificity-enhancing factor, giving the protein MDIENMTPRRPYMLRAYYDWLVNNDLTPHLVVQATLPGVRVPEEFVQDGQIVLNIAPRAVGNLELGNDTISFNARFGGRPHNVIVPMYAIQAIYARENGAGTMFEPEDAYLDIEEGLIDSLLEEDSPSVNLTVTDGDVPDDSEPPAEPPKKGKPSLRVVK; this is encoded by the coding sequence ATGGATATAGAAAACATGACACCACGACGCCCATATATGCTCAGAGCATATTATGATTGGCTCGTGAATAATGATTTGACTCCTCACTTAGTGGTTCAAGCGACCTTGCCGGGCGTACGAGTGCCAGAAGAGTTTGTCCAAGATGGGCAAATTGTGCTGAATATTGCGCCTCGTGCGGTTGGTAACTTAGAGCTTGGTAACGACACCATCAGTTTTAATGCTCGTTTTGGTGGTCGTCCACATAATGTGATTGTGCCTATGTATGCGATTCAGGCGATTTACGCGCGTGAAAACGGCGCTGGAACCATGTTTGAGCCTGAAGATGCTTACCTCGATATTGAGGAGGGTCTGATCGATAGCCTGCTAGAAGAGGACTCGCCAAGTGTGAACCTAACGGTAACCGATGGTGATGTTCCCGATGACAGCGAGCCACCGGCAGAGCCACCGAAAAAAGGTAAACCCAGCCTACGTGTGGTCAAGTAA
- a CDS encoding BON domain-containing protein → MWRFLAAVLLSLHLTGCAGIFLAGAATTVNVVTDKRTTQEIWQDKNLELDIVAIGNKAPYNYKVRLVAASYQGNVVLLGQAPTQAIKQEIGTKVRELSGVKNLNNELKIQEPLPLSGISEDTWITTKIKSQLLTNSDLNGVKIRVITEDNEVYLFGYVTEQQAQIATDIARNVSGVNKVVRAFQYGQAEAVPIEQLQAEPASAPPEAQTNDVDEQADSADQEVQIFTYQ, encoded by the coding sequence ATGTGGCGCTTTCTCGCAGCAGTTTTATTGAGTTTACACCTGACCGGGTGTGCCGGGATATTTCTCGCCGGTGCCGCAACCACCGTCAATGTGGTGACCGACAAGCGAACAACCCAAGAAATTTGGCAAGACAAAAACCTGGAACTCGACATCGTCGCGATCGGTAACAAAGCGCCATACAATTACAAAGTTCGATTAGTCGCCGCTTCCTATCAAGGCAATGTGGTGTTACTCGGCCAAGCCCCAACCCAGGCCATCAAGCAAGAAATTGGCACTAAGGTTCGTGAATTATCCGGAGTTAAAAACCTCAATAACGAACTCAAAATTCAAGAGCCCTTGCCTTTATCCGGCATTAGCGAAGACACGTGGATCACCACCAAAATCAAATCTCAGTTACTCACTAACTCGGATTTAAACGGGGTAAAAATCCGCGTGATCACCGAAGATAACGAAGTCTACCTCTTTGGTTACGTCACCGAGCAGCAAGCTCAAATTGCCACTGACATTGCGCGTAATGTTTCTGGGGTTAACAAAGTGGTGCGGGCTTTCCAATACGGGCAAGCCGAGGCCGTCCCTATTGAGCAGCTTCAGGCCGAGCCAGCAAGCGCGCCACCAGAGGCACAAACCAACGACGTTGACGAGCAAGCCGACAGCGCCGATCAAGAAGTACAGATCTTCACCTATCAATAA
- a CDS encoding phosphoheptose isomerase codes for MLDSIKDSFTESIQIQIAAAEALPDAIMHAAQSMVTCLLNGNKILCVGNGGSAANAQQFASCLLNRFETERPSLPALALTTDTTTLTAITNDYQYNEAFSKQVRALGHPGDILLAISTSGNSQNVIKAMEAAVSRDMNIIALTGKDGGEMAGLLGENDVEIRIPSERTVRIHEVQMVTLHCLCDLIDQVLFPTHED; via the coding sequence ATGCTCGACAGCATTAAAGACAGCTTTACCGAAAGTATTCAAATTCAGATTGCCGCAGCCGAAGCTCTGCCCGATGCGATCATGCACGCGGCGCAATCGATGGTCACGTGCCTACTCAATGGCAACAAAATACTCTGCGTCGGCAATGGCGGCTCGGCAGCCAATGCCCAACAATTTGCTTCGTGCTTATTAAATCGCTTTGAAACCGAAAGACCGAGCCTGCCCGCACTCGCGTTGACCACAGATACCACCACCCTCACTGCCATTACTAATGACTACCAATACAACGAAGCTTTTTCCAAGCAAGTGCGTGCATTAGGCCACCCCGGTGATATTCTGTTGGCCATTTCCACCAGTGGCAACAGTCAAAACGTCATTAAAGCAATGGAAGCGGCCGTGTCTCGCGATATGAATATCATCGCCTTAACCGGTAAAGACGGCGGTGAAATGGCCGGTTTACTCGGCGAGAATGACGTTGAAATTCGCATTCCTTCAGAGCGGACCGTTCGAATTCACGAAGTCCAAATGGTCACCTTGCACTGCTTGTGTGATTTAATTGACCAAGTTCTCTTCCCAACACACGAGGATTAA
- a CDS encoding YraN family protein, with product MTSQGRDIGHSYEGVARQYLERQGLRCLAQNFQCKMGEIDLICQQGDTVIFVEVKYRQHQQFGHAAEMVTASKAKKIIRCAHFWLTKQGLNVYHQAMRFDVVAIHQQGKHIDWITNAITQD from the coding sequence ATGACTAGCCAGGGACGTGACATTGGTCACTCCTACGAAGGCGTTGCTCGCCAGTATCTAGAGCGGCAAGGCCTTCGCTGTTTAGCACAAAACTTTCAGTGCAAAATGGGCGAAATTGACCTGATATGCCAACAAGGCGATACGGTGATCTTTGTCGAAGTAAAATATCGCCAACACCAGCAGTTTGGTCATGCCGCCGAGATGGTCACGGCAAGTAAAGCGAAAAAAATCATTCGTTGCGCGCATTTTTGGCTCACAAAACAAGGGCTAAATGTGTATCATCAAGCAATGCGTTTTGATGTGGTTGCCATTCACCAACAAGGCAAACACATCGATTGGATCACTAATGCAATAACTCAGGATTGA
- a CDS encoding penicillin-binding protein activator, whose translation MMNHKKRSVPRLLSSVALAIALAACSSNPQQSEGLDISAQPTQSVESYMIKADSSEGSQQSDWLILAAKAALAQGDWPLTQRLLVRINRSPMTPVQNAEYLLTQGQLNLEQGNNKAVVDQLRFNAEMPINREQQRRYHTMRAQAFQNLGDAFATNRELVALSSYVDEQQQARLAEQIWNNFSGFNQQQLTELPVKESEDILDGWVQLAIYVNTLNNNLSQLQNTLKHWLAENSAHPAARYTPQDIVDILDMKIVRPKHTALLLPLTGKYAPQAKLIRDGFIFAMTNDQNRDPEASVSVIDTNLYSAAKIKQTLLENNIDFVVGPLTKDKVVELQQAMATDNTQIAALALNIPDQTDPGLQMCYLSLSPEQEASQAAKHLFKQGYRYPMIITPKGSFGQRVSQAFDKEWQKLSDTPVASESFGDTRSLQRDINKAFGLQDSRQRIALIERLVNQPLETQARSRRDVDAVYIVSRSSELTLIKPFIDVAVNPDAKPPKLFASSRSNDGSPSYEDLSNVSYSDIPLLITPDQNVKQQMSELWGQQSNMQKRLEALGMDAYSLLDELPQMKVVNGHTFQGQTGLLSLGTDCVIDRELTWSQFND comes from the coding sequence ATGATGAACCATAAAAAACGCAGTGTACCACGCCTTTTAAGCTCAGTCGCTCTAGCCATTGCGCTGGCGGCTTGTTCTTCTAATCCGCAGCAAAGCGAAGGTCTCGACATCAGTGCACAGCCGACCCAGTCGGTTGAAAGTTATATGATCAAAGCCGACAGCTCAGAAGGCAGCCAACAAAGCGATTGGTTGATTTTAGCCGCCAAAGCCGCCCTTGCACAAGGCGACTGGCCATTGACGCAACGCCTGTTAGTGCGCATTAATCGCAGCCCAATGACCCCAGTGCAAAACGCTGAGTACTTACTCACTCAAGGGCAGCTCAACCTTGAGCAAGGCAACAATAAAGCGGTGGTAGACCAGTTGCGCTTTAACGCCGAGATGCCCATTAACCGCGAGCAACAACGTCGCTACCACACCATGAGAGCACAAGCGTTTCAAAACCTCGGTGACGCCTTTGCGACCAATCGCGAGTTAGTTGCCTTAAGCAGTTACGTCGATGAACAACAGCAAGCGCGCCTCGCCGAGCAAATCTGGAACAATTTTTCAGGTTTCAACCAACAACAACTCACTGAGCTGCCAGTAAAAGAGAGTGAAGACATTCTCGATGGCTGGGTGCAATTGGCCATTTACGTCAACACGCTCAACAACAATCTCAGTCAATTGCAAAATACGTTAAAACACTGGTTAGCCGAAAACTCAGCTCACCCGGCGGCTCGCTATACGCCCCAAGACATCGTTGATATTTTGGACATGAAGATCGTACGTCCAAAACACACGGCTTTACTCTTGCCTTTAACGGGCAAATACGCCCCCCAAGCCAAATTGATCCGCGACGGCTTTATCTTTGCCATGACCAATGACCAAAATCGCGATCCCGAGGCATCGGTGTCGGTGATCGACACCAATTTGTACTCCGCAGCAAAAATTAAACAGACCTTACTTGAAAACAATATTGACTTTGTCGTCGGCCCGCTGACCAAAGACAAAGTTGTAGAGTTGCAACAAGCCATGGCAACAGACAACACGCAAATCGCGGCCCTCGCGTTGAACATTCCCGATCAAACCGACCCTGGGTTACAAATGTGCTACCTGTCACTGTCGCCAGAACAAGAAGCCTCTCAAGCGGCTAAGCATTTGTTCAAACAAGGTTATCGCTACCCGATGATCATCACGCCTAAAGGCAGTTTTGGTCAACGTGTCAGCCAAGCTTTTGACAAAGAATGGCAAAAACTCAGTGACACGCCGGTCGCCAGCGAAAGCTTTGGCGATACTCGCAGCTTGCAACGCGACATCAATAAAGCCTTTGGCCTGCAAGACAGTCGTCAGCGTATCGCGTTGATCGAACGCCTAGTCAACCAGCCATTAGAGACTCAAGCCCGCAGCCGCCGCGATGTCGACGCCGTTTATATCGTTTCACGCAGTTCGGAGCTGACCTTGATCAAGCCCTTCATCGATGTGGCCGTCAACCCCGATGCCAAACCGCCAAAATTGTTTGCCAGCTCGCGCAGCAACGACGGCTCGCCAAGTTACGAAGATCTGTCTAACGTCAGCTACAGCGACATTCCGCTTCTCATTACTCCTGACCAAAACGTCAAACAGCAAATGAGTGAATTGTGGGGCCAACAATCCAACATGCAAAAGCGCCTCGAAGCCCTAGGGATGGACGCTTATTCTTTGCTTGATGAACTGCCGCAAATGAAGGTTGTGAATGGACATACTTTCCAAGGTCAAACCGGCTTGCTCAGTTTAGGTACCGATTGTGTCATCGACCGTGAGCTAACCTGGTCTCAATTTAATGACTAG
- the rsmI gene encoding 16S rRNA (cytidine(1402)-2'-O)-methyltransferase — translation MTDQKNCPNQEACLYIVPTPIGNLADITQRAVEILSSVDLIAAEDTRHTGKLLAHLNIATKTFPLHDHNEQQKAQVLVEKLQAGSSIALVSDAGTPLISDPGYHLVSQCRQAGVKVVPLPGACAMVTALSASGLPSDSFSFEGFFPPKSKARQDKLQQILKVSRTCIFYESPHRILDTLDDMLAVLGPDREVAFARELTKTFETIVNKPLAELKRWIESDENQRRGEIVVLIHGFREDAADEFPEPALRLLTRLKEELPLKKAAAVTAEMYQLKKNALYKWGLEHLADN, via the coding sequence ATGACAGATCAAAAAAATTGTCCAAATCAAGAAGCGTGTTTGTACATAGTACCTACGCCAATCGGAAATTTGGCCGATATCACACAACGGGCTGTTGAGATTCTCAGTAGCGTCGACCTCATCGCGGCAGAAGACACACGTCATACGGGTAAACTGCTCGCACATCTCAATATTGCCACGAAAACTTTCCCACTGCATGACCACAACGAGCAACAAAAGGCTCAGGTCTTGGTGGAAAAACTGCAAGCGGGCAGTTCGATTGCTTTAGTTTCAGATGCAGGCACGCCTTTAATTAGTGATCCAGGGTATCATTTGGTCAGTCAATGTCGTCAAGCAGGTGTCAAAGTTGTGCCATTACCCGGTGCTTGTGCCATGGTGACCGCCTTGTCAGCCTCGGGGTTGCCTTCCGATAGTTTTAGCTTTGAAGGCTTTTTCCCTCCCAAGAGTAAAGCACGCCAGGATAAGTTGCAGCAAATTTTAAAGGTCTCACGCACTTGTATTTTTTACGAATCGCCCCATCGCATTCTCGATACCCTTGACGATATGTTAGCGGTATTGGGCCCTGATCGGGAAGTGGCTTTTGCCAGAGAGTTGACCAAAACCTTTGAAACCATCGTCAACAAGCCGCTTGCCGAGCTAAAACGTTGGATTGAAAGTGATGAAAACCAACGCCGCGGAGAGATAGTGGTGTTAATTCACGGTTTTCGCGAGGACGCTGCCGATGAGTTCCCCGAACCGGCGTTGCGTTTGTTGACGCGCTTAAAAGAAGAGTTGCCGTTAAAGAAAGCCGCCGCCGTGACCGCCGAGATGTATCAGCTGAAAAAAAATGCCTTGTACAAATGGGGCCTCGAACATTTGGCCGATAATTAA
- the rsmH gene encoding 16S rRNA (cytosine(1402)-N(4))-methyltransferase RsmH produces MTETFQHISVLLNESIQGLAIKPDGIYIDGTFGRGGHSRTILSQLGPEGRLYSIDRDPQAIAEAGKIDDPRFTIIHGPFSGIADYAKQYGLDGKVDGVLLDLGVSSPQLDDADRGFSFMKDGPLDMRMDPSTGVPVSQWLLEADLDDITWVIREFGEDKHARRIAKAIVAHREDEDKAPLTRTGQLAKLISEAAPKSFKEKKHPATRAFQAFRIYINSELEEIDTALKGGLEILAPQGRLSVISFHSLEDRMVKRFIRKESQGPSVPHGIPLTEAQIAELGQAKLKAIGKAIKPTAQEVEQNPRSRSSVLRIAEKMPQL; encoded by the coding sequence ATGACAGAGACTTTCCAACACATATCCGTGCTATTAAATGAATCCATTCAAGGCCTTGCTATTAAGCCAGACGGTATTTATATCGACGGAACTTTTGGTCGCGGAGGCCACAGCCGAACCATTTTATCTCAGTTAGGCCCCGAAGGCCGTCTGTACAGTATCGATCGCGATCCACAAGCGATTGCCGAAGCGGGCAAAATCGACGATCCTCGTTTTACCATTATTCACGGCCCTTTTTCCGGGATCGCCGACTACGCAAAGCAGTATGGTTTAGACGGTAAGGTCGATGGGGTCTTGTTGGATTTAGGGGTGTCATCACCGCAACTCGACGATGCAGATCGCGGCTTTAGTTTTATGAAAGACGGCCCGTTGGACATGCGGATGGATCCCAGCACCGGTGTGCCTGTGTCTCAGTGGCTACTCGAGGCGGATTTGGACGACATTACTTGGGTGATCCGTGAGTTTGGTGAAGATAAACACGCCCGCCGCATTGCCAAAGCCATTGTTGCCCATCGCGAAGACGAAGACAAAGCCCCTTTGACGAGAACCGGCCAACTGGCAAAATTGATTTCTGAAGCCGCTCCCAAAAGCTTTAAAGAAAAAAAACACCCCGCCACGCGCGCGTTTCAGGCGTTTCGCATCTATATCAATAGCGAATTAGAAGAAATTGACACCGCTTTGAAAGGCGGGCTTGAGATCCTCGCGCCACAAGGGCGCTTGTCGGTCATCAGTTTCCACTCGCTAGAAGATCGCATGGTAAAACGCTTTATTCGCAAGGAAAGCCAAGGCCCAAGTGTGCCGCACGGTATCCCATTGACTGAGGCGCAAATTGCCGAGTTGGGCCAAGCCAAACTCAAAGCCATCGGCAAAGCGATTAAACCCACCGCTCAGGAAGTTGAGCAAAATCCACGATCGCGTAGCTCAGTATTGAGAATTGCGGAAAAAATGCCACAACTATGA
- the ftsL gene encoding cell division protein FtsL: MSRKNAAQAPNLAKLIAVDLLTVGRIPLVLMVFIFASAMGVVFATDHTREAVAMKEQSSQERDHLDSEWRNLMIEENALAEHTRVQAIAQADLEMKRPDGDKEVVVKEP; encoded by the coding sequence ATGAGTCGAAAAAACGCCGCTCAAGCCCCTAATTTAGCCAAGTTGATCGCGGTCGATTTACTGACCGTTGGTCGTATTCCTTTGGTGTTGATGGTGTTTATTTTTGCCAGTGCGATGGGGGTGGTGTTTGCTACCGACCACACACGAGAGGCGGTGGCGATGAAAGAACAATCGTCACAAGAGCGCGATCACCTCGACAGTGAGTGGCGTAACTTGATGATTGAGGAAAATGCCTTGGCAGAACATACCCGAGTTCAAGCCATTGCCCAGGCGGATTTGGAGATGAAGCGCCCCGATGGCGATAAAGAAGTGGTGGTGAAAGAGCCATGA
- a CDS encoding penicillin-binding transpeptidase domain-containing protein: protein MSRDNQSTLFIRWRYYLLIGCVGLAFIALVARLAYIQIIEPDNLIRQGDLRSVRVKALPSYRGNVTDRNGEPLAVSVPVEAVWADPVSIFKANALSQQQRWFALADVLGLDRQALIDKIKANQSRRFIYLQRQVSQPMANYVRELKLPGVGLKRESRRYYPAGEISAHLVGVTGIDGHGLEGVERTYDQWLTGEEGKRTVRKDRYGQVVENISHEDRREGKPLNLTIDQRLQAIAYRAVKQAVADYRATSGSAVMMDIKTGEILAMVNAPSYNPNNRSDWQSFKMRNRVITDLIEPGSTVKPFVVVSALENGAADKDTVIDTGNGIMRIGGSRVRDSSRVGKADLRTILKKSSNIGVATLALRMPIEALLGMYSSVGLGQVSGLSLVGEASGIFPSKRRWSDFEIATLAFGYGIAVTPIQLVHAYATLANHGKLEPIHIIKGNKSGQARQVMSPQYADMVFDMLESVTQKGGSAVRAAVPGYRIAAKTGTSRKADAGGYSDEYVALTAGAAPVSNPRVALVVVINEPQGDQYYGGAVASPVFSEIMKGALQILNVPPDGNNFKE, encoded by the coding sequence ATGAGTCGCGATAATCAAAGTACGTTATTTATTCGTTGGCGTTATTACTTACTCATCGGTTGTGTGGGGCTGGCTTTTATTGCTCTGGTCGCGCGCTTGGCCTACATTCAAATCATTGAGCCTGACAACTTGATTCGCCAAGGTGACTTGCGTTCGGTAAGGGTTAAAGCCTTGCCTTCATACCGCGGTAATGTCACGGATCGCAATGGCGAACCTTTAGCGGTCAGTGTGCCTGTCGAAGCGGTTTGGGCCGATCCGGTGAGCATTTTTAAAGCCAACGCCCTAAGTCAACAACAGCGTTGGTTTGCCCTTGCCGATGTGTTGGGACTCGACCGTCAGGCCTTAATCGATAAAATTAAAGCCAATCAATCACGCCGTTTTATTTACTTACAACGACAAGTGAGTCAACCGATGGCCAATTATGTGCGCGAGTTGAAATTGCCTGGTGTAGGGCTTAAACGCGAGTCGCGTCGCTACTACCCCGCGGGTGAAATCAGTGCGCATTTGGTTGGCGTTACCGGGATTGATGGTCACGGCCTTGAAGGGGTCGAACGAACTTACGATCAATGGTTAACCGGCGAAGAAGGCAAGCGGACTGTGCGCAAAGACCGCTATGGTCAAGTGGTCGAGAATATTTCCCACGAAGACCGCCGCGAGGGCAAACCGCTTAATTTAACCATAGATCAAAGGTTACAGGCGATTGCGTATCGAGCGGTGAAGCAAGCGGTCGCCGATTATCGCGCGACCTCGGGCTCGGCGGTAATGATGGACATCAAGACCGGCGAAATACTCGCTATGGTCAATGCGCCGTCTTATAACCCCAATAATCGCAGCGATTGGCAAAGCTTTAAAATGCGCAACCGCGTGATCACCGATTTGATAGAACCCGGTTCCACGGTGAAACCCTTTGTGGTCGTCAGTGCGTTGGAAAACGGCGCTGCGGATAAAGACACTGTGATTGATACCGGCAACGGCATTATGCGTATCGGCGGCAGTCGAGTGCGCGATTCGTCTCGAGTCGGCAAAGCCGATTTGCGCACCATTTTGAAGAAGTCGAGTAACATTGGCGTGGCCACCTTAGCCTTACGCATGCCAATTGAAGCCTTGCTCGGCATGTACAGCTCAGTTGGTCTTGGTCAGGTGTCTGGGCTGAGTTTGGTGGGGGAAGCCAGTGGTATTTTTCCCTCTAAACGACGTTGGTCTGATTTTGAGATTGCCACTTTGGCGTTTGGCTATGGTATTGCGGTCACGCCAATTCAATTAGTCCACGCTTATGCCACCTTGGCCAATCATGGCAAACTGGAGCCGATTCATATCATCAAAGGCAATAAAAGTGGTCAAGCGCGACAAGTGATGAGCCCTCAGTATGCCGATATGGTGTTTGATATGCTTGAATCGGTGACACAAAAAGGTGGCTCTGCGGTTCGTGCCGCTGTTCCTGGTTATCGCATTGCTGCCAAAACCGGTACGTCGCGCAAAGCCGATGCCGGTGGGTATAGTGACGAATACGTTGCCTTGACGGCTGGTGCGGCGCCAGTGAGTAACCCGCGCGTCGCGTTGGTGGTGGTGATCAATGAGCCACAAGGCGATCAGTACTATGGCGGCGCGGTTGCCAGCCCAGTGTTTTCAGAAATAATGAAGGGCGCGTTACAAATTCTCAACGTGCCGCCCGATGGCAATAACTTTAAAGAATAA
- the murE gene encoding UDP-N-acetylmuramoyl-L-alanyl-D-glutamate--2,6-diaminopimelate ligase yields the protein MLTSLSLSQCIRPWIHHLEARCEDIQVRSMTLDSREVSKGALFIAIQGHQLDGRQYIPQAIDAGAVAVLSECDMPTEHGHVQWVEDIPIISWYRLSSDLSAVAAQRYPHELTMIGVTGTNGKTTISQLIAQWLGLLARPCAVMGTTGNGFLPELTPSVNTTGNAVDIQRTLYDFAAQGAHFAVMEVSSHGLVQQRVKALHYQVAVFSNLSRDHLDYHGSMQEYAKAKQLLFTTHQCAQPVFNVDDPVGAQFFQQRPDAIAVSLQGAVTAEKALWAESVVYRDHGLELSIDGHWGRGELTVPLIGEFNAMNVMLALASLLALGIPLARLLSTANQLSSVIGRMELFQAPDRAKIVVDYAHTPDALDKALQALASHCRGQLWCIFGCGGERDTGKRAMMAKIAEQKADNVVVTNDNPRSEDPMTIVNDILAGMSEPQKALVELDRYAAVALALAQAGADDVILLAGKGHEDYQVINGQTVVYSDRDTARLLLEETP from the coding sequence ATGTTAACTTCACTCTCTTTATCTCAATGCATCCGACCTTGGATTCATCACCTCGAAGCGCGCTGTGAGGACATCCAAGTTCGGTCGATGACCTTAGACAGCCGCGAGGTGTCTAAAGGCGCGCTGTTTATTGCCATTCAAGGTCATCAACTCGACGGCCGCCAGTACATTCCTCAGGCGATAGACGCAGGTGCGGTGGCGGTTCTCAGTGAATGTGACATGCCCACTGAGCATGGCCACGTACAATGGGTTGAAGATATCCCCATCATCTCGTGGTATCGCTTATCCAGCGATTTATCGGCTGTGGCCGCCCAGCGTTACCCTCATGAACTGACCATGATTGGCGTTACCGGTACCAATGGCAAAACCACCATTAGCCAGTTGATTGCACAATGGCTTGGCTTGTTGGCGCGCCCCTGTGCGGTGATGGGCACGACCGGCAATGGGTTTTTGCCCGAGCTGACCCCGAGCGTCAACACCACGGGTAACGCGGTCGATATTCAGCGCACCTTGTATGACTTTGCCGCACAAGGCGCGCATTTCGCCGTCATGGAAGTGTCTTCACACGGTTTAGTGCAGCAACGGGTCAAAGCCTTGCATTATCAAGTGGCTGTTTTTAGTAACCTCAGCCGCGATCACTTAGACTATCACGGCAGTATGCAAGAGTATGCCAAAGCCAAGCAGTTGCTGTTTACCACTCATCAATGCGCGCAACCCGTTTTCAATGTCGATGACCCGGTGGGGGCGCAGTTTTTTCAGCAGCGACCTGATGCCATTGCGGTCTCACTGCAAGGTGCGGTGACGGCTGAGAAGGCACTGTGGGCCGAAAGCGTGGTGTATCGCGATCACGGTCTTGAACTGAGCATCGATGGCCATTGGGGCCGCGGTGAGTTGACCGTGCCACTCATTGGTGAATTCAACGCGATGAATGTGATGTTGGCGTTAGCCAGCTTATTGGCGTTGGGCATTCCTTTAGCGCGTTTGCTCAGCACGGCCAATCAACTGAGCTCAGTGATAGGGCGGATGGAGCTCTTTCAAGCGCCAGATAGAGCCAAAATAGTGGTTGATTATGCCCACACGCCAGATGCCCTAGACAAAGCACTGCAGGCTTTAGCCAGCCACTGCCGTGGTCAACTTTGGTGTATTTTTGGCTGTGGTGGCGAGCGCGATACGGGTAAACGTGCCATGATGGCCAAGATTGCTGAGCAAAAAGCCGATAACGTGGTCGTGACCAATGACAACCCGCGCTCAGAAGATCCCATGACCATTGTCAATGACATTCTCGCCGGCATGAGTGAACCGCAAAAAGCCTTGGTTGAATTAGATCGCTATGCCGCGGTTGCACTAGCGCTAGCGCAGGCTGGCGCCGATGATGTGATTTTATTGGCCGGCAAGGGACACGAAGATTATCAAGTGATCAACGGGCAGACAGTGGTGTATTCCGATCGCGATACGGCACGTTTGTTGTTGGAGGAGACACCATGA